One window from the genome of Roseomonas haemaphysalidis encodes:
- a CDS encoding ABC transporter substrate-binding protein, with protein MSMSRRGLMAGAAALPVLWRIEDAIAQGVQPRRGGTLNSIVNPEPPILHVGINNQAPTLIVGGKIFQGLLRYDSKLSPMPELAKSWEVSADGLEYTFHLQQNVKFHDGVPMTADDVVFSIMKFHMEVSPRARGVFARIKEGIAVDPTTVKFVLSAPFEPFLLMFDNTVSAIVPKHLFEGTDFRQSPAVAKPVGTGPFRLAEWQRGNFIRLERFEDYWKPGQPYLDAIIYRVVPDSQSRRLALESGQVQLTQSNDIEPFDVPQMRARPNLEVQTTGWEYFGPLMWMDFNHRVKPLDDVRVRRALTMAVNRDFIAQRLWFGIGKPATGPFHSATRFYDGTAKVPGYDLNAAKALLDEAGLKPNGQGVRFSIKHLSLPYGEVFTRLGEFLKQSFRQVGVDLQLESVDVGTWSQRTANWDFDTTINYLYQYGDPTLGVERSYVSTNIKKILFSNVAGYANPEVDKLFEQGRDAADPAMRQQAFSAVQKILVADMPLLWLMEMSFPTIYDRKLNKVITSGSGVHASFDDVFLA; from the coding sequence CCGGAACCCCCGATCCTTCATGTGGGGATCAACAACCAGGCGCCGACGCTGATCGTCGGCGGCAAGATCTTCCAGGGCCTGCTCCGCTACGACAGCAAGCTCTCCCCCATGCCGGAGCTCGCGAAGAGCTGGGAGGTGAGCGCCGATGGATTGGAATACACCTTCCACCTGCAGCAGAACGTGAAGTTCCACGACGGCGTGCCGATGACCGCGGACGACGTGGTGTTCTCCATCATGAAGTTCCACATGGAGGTTTCGCCCCGCGCGCGGGGCGTCTTCGCCCGCATCAAGGAAGGCATCGCGGTCGACCCCACGACGGTGAAGTTCGTGCTGTCGGCACCGTTCGAGCCGTTTTTACTGATGTTCGACAACACGGTCTCGGCCATCGTGCCGAAGCACCTGTTCGAGGGCACCGACTTCCGCCAGTCGCCGGCGGTGGCCAAGCCGGTCGGCACCGGGCCGTTCCGGCTCGCCGAATGGCAGCGGGGCAACTTCATCCGGCTGGAGCGCTTCGAGGATTACTGGAAGCCGGGGCAGCCCTATCTGGATGCCATCATCTACCGCGTCGTGCCCGACAGCCAGAGCCGCCGTCTGGCCCTGGAAAGCGGCCAGGTGCAGCTGACCCAGTCCAACGACATCGAGCCCTTCGACGTGCCGCAGATGCGCGCGCGCCCGAACCTGGAGGTGCAGACCACCGGCTGGGAATACTTCGGCCCGCTGATGTGGATGGACTTCAATCACCGCGTGAAGCCGCTGGACGACGTGCGGGTGCGCCGTGCCCTGACCATGGCGGTGAATCGCGACTTCATCGCGCAGCGTCTGTGGTTCGGCATCGGCAAGCCCGCGACCGGCCCGTTCCACAGCGCCACGCGGTTCTACGACGGCACCGCCAAGGTGCCGGGCTACGACCTCAATGCCGCCAAGGCGTTGCTGGATGAGGCGGGGCTGAAGCCGAACGGGCAGGGCGTGCGCTTCAGCATCAAGCATCTGAGCCTGCCGTACGGCGAGGTCTTCACCCGGTTGGGCGAATTCCTGAAGCAATCCTTCCGGCAGGTGGGCGTGGACCTGCAACTGGAAAGCGTCGATGTGGGCACCTGGTCGCAGCGCACCGCCAACTGGGACTTCGATACCACCATCAACTACCTGTACCAATATGGCGACCCGACGCTGGGCGTGGAGCGTTCCTACGTTTCCACCAACATCAAGAAGATCCTGTTCTCCAACGTCGCGGGTTATGCGAACCCCGAGGTGGACAAGCTCTTCGAGCAGGGGCGCGATGCCGCTGACCCGGCAATGCGACAGCAGGCCTTCTCGGCCGTGCAGAAGATCCTGGTGGCCGACATGCCGCTGCTGTGGCTGATGGAAATGTCCTTCCCCACGATCTACGACCGGAAGCTGAACAAGGTGATCACTTCCGGCTCCGGCGTGCATGCCAGCTTCGACGACGTGTTCCTGGCCTGA
- a CDS encoding ABC transporter permease has translation MELSRFPAYLAGRLVKAAIVVLAIVVCNFLLIHAAPGDPASIIAGQSGAADARFLEQLRAQFGLDQPLYVQLWLYLKGVLTLDLGFSHRQQASVASLVWDRLPATLLLTGAAFVFAIVLGVTMGALAARRVGRWSDSVITVLALAFYATPLFWVGLMLVLLFSVTLEWLPSFGMMSVGVELSGIGKVLDVAKHLLLPALTLGLFYVAVYARLSRATMLEVADQDFVKTARAKGVPEGRILRRHVLRNAMLPVITFAGIQAGQLVGGSILVETVFAWPGIGRLAFEALLARDYQVLMGVFFCTSVMVVLFNLITDLLYAVVDPRVEVS, from the coding sequence ATGGAACTGTCGCGCTTTCCTGCCTACCTAGCGGGGCGCCTGGTCAAGGCGGCGATCGTGGTGCTCGCGATCGTCGTCTGCAACTTCCTCCTGATCCACGCCGCGCCGGGGGATCCGGCCAGCATCATCGCGGGCCAGTCCGGCGCGGCGGATGCCCGCTTTCTGGAGCAGCTTCGGGCGCAGTTCGGGCTGGACCAGCCGCTGTATGTGCAGCTCTGGCTATACCTGAAGGGCGTGCTGACGCTGGACCTCGGCTTCAGCCACCGCCAGCAGGCCAGCGTCGCCTCGCTGGTGTGGGACCGGCTGCCGGCGACGCTGCTGCTGACGGGCGCCGCCTTTGTTTTCGCGATCGTGCTGGGCGTGACCATGGGCGCGCTGGCGGCGCGGCGGGTGGGCCGCTGGTCGGACAGCGTCATCACCGTGCTGGCGCTGGCCTTCTACGCCACGCCGCTGTTCTGGGTGGGGCTGATGCTGGTGCTGCTGTTCAGCGTCACGCTGGAATGGCTGCCCTCCTTCGGCATGATGTCGGTGGGTGTCGAGCTGTCGGGCATCGGCAAGGTGCTGGACGTGGCCAAGCACCTGCTGTTGCCGGCGCTGACGCTGGGGCTATTCTACGTGGCGGTTTATGCGCGGCTGTCGCGTGCCACCATGCTGGAGGTGGCGGACCAGGACTTCGTGAAAACCGCGCGCGCCAAGGGCGTGCCGGAAGGGCGCATCCTGCGGCGCCATGTGCTGCGCAACGCCATGCTGCCGGTCATCACCTTCGCCGGCATCCAGGCGGGGCAGCTGGTGGGCGGATCCATCCTGGTCGAGACGGTGTTCGCCTGGCCCGGCATCGGCCGCCTTGCCTTTGAGGCGCTTTTGGCCCGCGACTATCAGGTGCTGATGGGCGTGTTCTTCTGCACCAGCGTCATGGTGGTGCTGTTCAACCTGATCACGGACCTGCTCTACGCCGTGGTCGATCCGCGTGTGGAGGTGTCGTGA
- a CDS encoding ABC transporter permease, with the protein MRGFARNFARNRGAVVGLVILLLVVILAIGAPWFYPGSPWDMAGMPFAPPGEMDMLLGSDSLGRDVAAGIAHGARVSLLVGAVSTVVALVIGIGLGALAGYLGGWVDDVVMRFTEFFQTIPSFVLAILLVAIFTPTIWSIVFAIAVVSWPPVARVVRAEFLSLRSREFVQASEVLGKSRLSIVFGDILPNALSPIVVLSSLMVASAILLESALSFLGLGDPNLMSWGFLIGSGRSVIRIAWWMSVFPGIAIFLTVLSLNLVGEGLSDALNPRLARARGGKP; encoded by the coding sequence ATGCGCGGCTTCGCACGCAACTTCGCCCGCAACCGCGGTGCGGTGGTGGGGCTGGTTATTCTGCTGCTGGTCGTCATCCTCGCCATCGGCGCCCCCTGGTTCTATCCCGGCAGCCCCTGGGACATGGCGGGCATGCCCTTTGCCCCACCGGGCGAGATGGACATGCTGCTCGGCTCTGACAGCCTGGGCCGGGACGTGGCGGCCGGCATCGCGCATGGCGCGCGGGTGTCTCTGCTGGTCGGTGCCGTGTCCACCGTGGTGGCGCTGGTCATCGGCATCGGGCTCGGCGCGCTGGCCGGCTACCTGGGCGGCTGGGTGGACGACGTGGTGATGCGCTTCACCGAGTTCTTCCAGACCATCCCCTCCTTCGTGCTGGCCATCCTGCTGGTGGCGATCTTCACGCCGACCATCTGGTCCATCGTCTTCGCCATCGCCGTGGTGTCCTGGCCGCCGGTGGCCCGCGTGGTGCGCGCGGAGTTCCTGTCGCTGCGGTCGCGGGAGTTCGTGCAGGCGTCCGAGGTGCTGGGCAAGTCGCGGCTTTCCATCGTCTTCGGGGATATCCTGCCCAACGCGCTGTCGCCCATCGTCGTGCTGTCGTCGCTGATGGTGGCGTCCGCGATCCTGCTGGAATCCGCTCTGTCCTTTCTGGGTCTGGGCGATCCGAACCTGATGTCCTGGGGCTTCCTGATCGGCTCCGGCCGCAGCGTCATCCGCATCGCCTGGTGGATGAGCGTGTTCCCCGGCATCGCCATCTTCCTCACCGTGCTGTCGCTCAACCTGGTGGGCGAAGGGTTGTCGGACGCGCTGAACCCGCGCTTGGCCCGCGCCCGTGGAGGCAAGCCATGA
- a CDS encoding ABC transporter ATP-binding protein — translation MTRLLTVENLSVALPQGADRPHAVENLSLHLVAGEILCIVGESGSGKSITANTVMGLLPKQLPVTSGRITFEGEEILALSDEALRSRRGRRMAMVFQEPMTALNPLMRVGDQIAEALQVHGKGAEAARRVPELLAAVNLPDPASIAKSYPFRLSGGQRQRVMIAMALALEPALLIADEPTTALDVTTQMQILRLMRKIQSRQGMGVMFITHDFGVVAEIADRVVVMQHGRIVEQGTAQQVLNAPQHPYTKALIAAVPHGDAAARPEVSKTPVLEMRGIEKTYSRGGWIGPRATVRAIHSADFTLYKGETLGLVGESGSGKSTLARCVVRLVEPEKGEIIFAGEDLRPLSRAGWLPYRKRIQMVFQDPYASLNPRRKVGDAIAEGPITHGVDPAEARARAVELLRLVQLDPSAIERYPHEFSGGQRQRIGLARALAMQPELLIADEPVSALDVSVQAQVLALLADIRKRLGLTMLFITHDLRVAAQICDRIAVMQRGAIVELGTTEQVFGAPKHAYTRALLDSIPGQGWTPPALSA, via the coding sequence ATGACCCGCCTGCTGACGGTTGAGAACCTTTCGGTCGCGCTGCCCCAGGGCGCCGACCGGCCCCATGCGGTGGAAAACCTGTCGCTGCATCTGGTTGCCGGGGAAATCCTTTGCATCGTGGGTGAGAGCGGCTCGGGCAAGTCGATCACCGCCAACACCGTGATGGGCCTGCTGCCGAAGCAGCTTCCCGTGACATCCGGGCGCATCACCTTCGAGGGCGAGGAGATCCTGGCGCTGTCCGACGAGGCGCTGCGTTCCCGCCGCGGCCGCCGCATGGCGATGGTGTTCCAGGAGCCGATGACGGCGCTGAACCCGCTGATGCGGGTGGGCGACCAGATCGCGGAAGCCCTGCAGGTGCACGGCAAGGGCGCCGAGGCGGCGAGGCGCGTGCCGGAACTGCTGGCGGCGGTGAACCTGCCCGACCCGGCGAGCATCGCCAAGAGCTACCCCTTCCGCCTGTCCGGCGGCCAGCGGCAGCGCGTGATGATCGCCATGGCGCTGGCGCTGGAGCCCGCGCTGCTGATCGCCGATGAGCCGACCACCGCGCTTGACGTCACGACGCAGATGCAGATCCTGCGGCTGATGCGCAAAATCCAGTCGCGCCAGGGCATGGGGGTGATGTTTATCACCCATGACTTCGGCGTGGTGGCCGAGATCGCGGACCGCGTGGTGGTGATGCAGCATGGCCGCATCGTCGAGCAGGGCACGGCGCAACAGGTGCTGAACGCGCCGCAGCACCCCTACACCAAGGCGCTGATCGCCGCCGTGCCGCATGGCGACGCCGCGGCGCGGCCAGAGGTATCGAAGACGCCGGTGCTGGAGATGCGCGGCATCGAGAAGACCTATTCCCGCGGCGGCTGGATCGGCCCGCGCGCGACGGTGCGCGCCATCCACAGCGCCGATTTCACGCTCTACAAGGGCGAGACGCTGGGGCTGGTCGGTGAATCCGGCTCCGGCAAATCCACGCTGGCCCGCTGCGTGGTGCGGCTGGTGGAGCCGGAAAAGGGCGAGATCATCTTCGCCGGCGAGGACCTCCGCCCGCTGTCCCGCGCCGGGTGGCTGCCCTACCGCAAGCGCATCCAGATGGTGTTCCAGGACCCCTACGCCTCGCTGAACCCGCGCCGCAAGGTGGGCGACGCGATCGCCGAGGGCCCGATCACCCATGGCGTCGATCCCGCCGAGGCGCGTGCCCGCGCGGTGGAGTTGCTGCGGCTGGTGCAGCTCGACCCTTCGGCCATCGAGCGATACCCGCACGAGTTCAGCGGCGGGCAGCGCCAGCGCATCGGGCTGGCGCGTGCGCTGGCGATGCAGCCGGAACTGCTGATCGCCGACGAGCCGGTATCCGCGCTCGACGTCTCGGTGCAGGCTCAGGTGCTGGCGCTGCTGGCGGATATCCGCAAGCGGCTGGGCCTGACCATGCTGTTCATCACCCACGACCTGCGGGTGGCGGCGCAGATCTGCGACCGCATCGCCGTCATGCAACGTGGTGCCATCGTGGAGCTCGGGACCACCGAGCAGGTCTTCGGCGCGCCGAAGCACGCCTATACCCGCGCGCTGCTGGACAGCATCCCCGGCCAGGGATGGACCCCGCCCGCGCTTTCTGCCTGA
- a CDS encoding ArgE/DapE family deacylase, with translation MPALDPGVRRAIFDAVKALEGESNAALERLVRCPSTLGNEASALDEMARNYEALGLTALRIPTVPAKLQDVPGFSPPLISYEGRDNVAAVHKPREAKGRSLVLQGHVDVVPEGAADLWATPPYEPSTRDGRMYGRGVGDMKAGDISNVMAFRALQMAGLQPAAEVQFHSVIEEECTGNGALACMMALPKCDAAIIPEPGPGFDAIYSVEVGVVWAWVTLTGRPTHVRNMHEGINAIEGVYLISRMFKDYEGEMNKAENVHPSFFGVNHPVNVNLGTLEGGEWNSSVPTRARIGMRVGVMLGRTAQDVKRDIEALVERARQDERLRGTQLKLEFKGFMADPCEFDMQSPIALLTKKHFAEASGRELREYKVSALTDGRFFTLYQGTPVACFGPEADSIHGIDESVSLDGFHATTSAIALSMAEWCGVEKA, from the coding sequence ATGCCTGCTCTCGACCCCGGCGTCCGCCGCGCGATCTTCGATGCCGTGAAGGCGCTGGAAGGCGAATCCAACGCGGCGCTGGAGCGTCTGGTGCGCTGCCCCTCCACCCTTGGCAACGAGGCCTCGGCGCTGGACGAGATGGCGCGGAACTACGAGGCGCTGGGGCTGACCGCCCTGCGCATCCCCACCGTGCCGGCGAAGCTGCAGGACGTGCCGGGCTTCTCGCCGCCGCTGATCTCCTACGAGGGGCGCGACAACGTCGCCGCCGTGCACAAGCCGCGCGAGGCCAAGGGTCGCAGCCTTGTGCTGCAGGGCCATGTGGACGTGGTGCCGGAGGGCGCCGCCGACCTTTGGGCCACGCCGCCCTATGAGCCCAGCACCCGCGATGGCCGCATGTACGGCCGCGGCGTGGGCGACATGAAGGCCGGCGACATCAGCAATGTCATGGCCTTTCGCGCGCTGCAGATGGCCGGGCTTCAGCCGGCCGCCGAGGTGCAGTTCCATTCGGTGATCGAGGAGGAATGCACCGGCAACGGCGCGCTGGCCTGCATGATGGCGTTGCCGAAATGCGACGCCGCCATCATCCCCGAGCCGGGGCCTGGCTTCGATGCCATCTATTCCGTGGAGGTGGGCGTCGTCTGGGCCTGGGTCACGCTGACCGGCCGCCCCACCCATGTCCGCAACATGCACGAGGGCATCAACGCCATCGAGGGCGTCTACCTGATCTCCCGCATGTTCAAGGACTACGAGGGGGAGATGAACAAGGCTGAGAACGTCCACCCGTCCTTCTTCGGCGTGAATCACCCGGTCAACGTCAACCTCGGCACGCTGGAAGGCGGCGAGTGGAACAGCTCGGTGCCCACGCGCGCGCGCATCGGCATGCGGGTGGGCGTCATGCTGGGCCGCACGGCACAGGACGTGAAACGGGATATCGAGGCGCTGGTCGAGCGTGCCCGGCAGGATGAGCGGCTGCGCGGCACCCAGTTGAAGCTGGAGTTCAAGGGCTTCATGGCCGACCCCTGCGAGTTCGACATGCAGTCGCCCATCGCGCTGCTGACCAAGAAGCATTTCGCCGAGGCCTCGGGCCGGGAACTGCGGGAATACAAAGTCTCGGCCCTCACCGACGGGCGCTTCTTCACGCTGTACCAGGGCACGCCGGTGGCCTGCTTCGGGCCGGAGGCGGATAGTATCCACGGCATTGATGAAAGCGTCAGCCTGGATGGCTTTCACGCCACCACCAGTGCCATCGCGCTGTCCATGGCCGAGTGGTGCGGGGTCGAGAAGGCATGA
- a CDS encoding Zn-dependent hydrolase, with product MSNLPVSGARLWDSLMEMARIGGTPKGGCNRQTLTELDGAGRALLRRWAEEAGCTLSVDRVGNMALRREGRDPSRPAVAIGSHLDTQPTGGKFDGVLGVLAGLEVLRALHDARIETEAPIVLVNWTNEEGARFSPPMMGSGVAMGLFTEEEVLAKRDPAGAVFGEELRRIGWQGEADPAGLQSLGAYFELHIEQGPLLEREGIPVGVVDRALAQAWFDVTVTGEDFHAGGAMAPRRDALVAASLLVQAVEEIAIAEAGRGTVGRLTLRPDSRNVVPSEAWFSVDFRHGDEAALARMGAALRARAAEVAAARKVRAEVADFWHCPLTPFDPTLVAALETAARGRGLNYQVMPTGIGHDAVYVARRVPTAMIFVPCEGGISHNEAESITPAWAEAGLVVLADAVLATAGRAQPE from the coding sequence ATGAGCAACCTTCCCGTCTCGGGCGCCCGGCTGTGGGACAGTCTGATGGAGATGGCGCGCATCGGCGGCACCCCCAAGGGCGGCTGCAACCGGCAGACCCTGACGGAGCTGGACGGCGCCGGCCGCGCCCTGCTGCGGCGCTGGGCGGAGGAGGCGGGCTGCACCCTCAGCGTCGACCGCGTTGGCAACATGGCGCTGCGAAGGGAAGGGCGGGACCCGTCGCGGCCGGCCGTGGCGATCGGCAGCCATCTGGACACCCAGCCGACAGGTGGCAAGTTCGACGGCGTGCTGGGCGTGCTGGCGGGGCTTGAGGTGCTGCGCGCGCTGCATGATGCGCGCATCGAGACGGAGGCGCCGATTGTCCTGGTCAACTGGACCAACGAGGAGGGAGCCCGCTTCTCGCCGCCGATGATGGGCAGCGGCGTGGCCATGGGCCTGTTCACGGAGGAGGAGGTCCTGGCCAAGCGGGACCCCGCGGGCGCGGTGTTCGGCGAGGAACTGCGCCGCATCGGCTGGCAGGGTGAGGCCGACCCCGCCGGGCTGCAATCGCTCGGCGCCTATTTCGAGTTGCATATCGAGCAGGGTCCGCTGCTGGAGCGCGAAGGCATCCCGGTCGGCGTGGTGGACCGGGCTTTGGCGCAGGCCTGGTTCGACGTGACGGTGACGGGCGAGGATTTCCACGCCGGCGGCGCCATGGCACCCCGCCGCGACGCGCTGGTGGCGGCGTCGCTGCTGGTGCAGGCGGTGGAGGAGATCGCCATCGCCGAGGCTGGCCGCGGCACGGTGGGGCGCCTGACGCTACGGCCGGACAGCCGCAATGTCGTACCCTCCGAGGCGTGGTTCAGCGTGGACTTCCGCCATGGCGACGAGGCCGCGCTGGCCCGCATGGGCGCCGCGCTGCGTGCCCGTGCCGCCGAGGTGGCCGCCGCCCGCAAGGTCAGGGCGGAGGTGGCCGACTTCTGGCACTGCCCGCTGACCCCTTTCGACCCCACGCTGGTGGCCGCCCTGGAAACCGCCGCCCGCGGGCGGGGCCTGAACTATCAGGTGATGCCCACCGGCATCGGCCATGACGCGGTTTATGTTGCCCGCCGCGTTCCCACCGCCATGATCTTCGTGCCCTGCGAAGGCGGCATCAGCCACAACGAGGCCGAATCCATCACCCCCGCCTGGGCCGAGGCGGGACTGGTGGTGCTGGCCGACGCCGTGCTGGCGACCGCCGGCCGTGCCCAACCGGAGTAA
- a CDS encoding M81 family metallopeptidase, whose amino-acid sequence MRIAIGGFLHESHSFAPVATGWEEFRTPGGFPAYHRGAGLFDVLRPTSAPAAGALSVAEPEGIELVPLSWCFANPAGPVTEEAFERIAACLVADLAVAVDAGGLDGVYLDLHGAMVAEQFPDAEGELLRRVRAVVGPDVPITTSLDPHANVTALMAEKADALVPFRTYPHVDMKAAGARAMELLIARIRRGTPWPRAFRQVDYWTPLTMQCTMVSPMADVLAERARLAAGSGVVELGFCFGFPYADFPGCGMAITCYAEDQAAADAAAEGLKAYLDAHEADFAGGAIPAAEGVAQAVARAGAGGPVVLADTQDNPGGGGHGDTTGLLAELIRQNAPATLGIINDAASAAACHAAGQGAEIALSLGGRSDGTPIEVRAKVLRLTDGRFTCTGPMSAGNPADLGPTALIGIGPVKVIVVTRKMQAHDQALFRHIGIEPAGEPILALKSSVHFRADFQPIAREVIVVAAPGPVLADPSGFPFQHLRPGIRTRPMG is encoded by the coding sequence ATGCGCATCGCCATCGGCGGCTTTCTGCACGAAAGCCATTCCTTCGCTCCCGTCGCCACGGGGTGGGAGGAATTCCGCACCCCGGGCGGCTTTCCCGCCTATCACCGTGGCGCGGGGCTGTTCGATGTCCTGCGTCCGACGTCCGCCCCCGCGGCCGGTGCGCTGTCGGTGGCGGAGCCGGAGGGCATCGAGCTGGTGCCGCTGTCCTGGTGCTTCGCCAATCCGGCCGGGCCGGTGACGGAAGAAGCCTTCGAGCGGATCGCCGCCTGCCTGGTGGCGGACCTTGCCGTCGCGGTCGATGCCGGCGGGCTGGATGGCGTGTACCTCGACCTGCACGGCGCCATGGTGGCCGAGCAATTCCCGGATGCCGAAGGCGAGCTGTTGCGCCGGGTCCGTGCCGTTGTCGGGCCGGATGTGCCGATCACCACAAGCCTCGACCCGCATGCCAACGTCACGGCGCTGATGGCGGAAAAGGCGGATGCGCTGGTGCCGTTCCGCACCTATCCGCATGTGGACATGAAGGCCGCCGGAGCGCGGGCCATGGAACTGCTGATCGCGCGCATCCGCCGCGGCACGCCCTGGCCGCGCGCCTTCCGGCAGGTGGACTACTGGACCCCGCTGACCATGCAATGCACCATGGTCTCGCCCATGGCCGACGTGCTGGCGGAGCGTGCCCGGCTGGCCGCCGGCAGCGGCGTGGTGGAACTGGGCTTCTGCTTCGGCTTTCCCTATGCCGATTTCCCCGGATGCGGCATGGCGATCACCTGCTACGCCGAGGATCAGGCTGCCGCCGATGCGGCCGCCGAAGGGCTGAAAGCGTATCTGGATGCGCATGAGGCCGATTTCGCGGGCGGCGCCATTCCGGCGGCCGAGGGTGTGGCGCAGGCCGTGGCCCGGGCCGGCGCCGGCGGCCCGGTCGTGCTGGCCGACACGCAGGACAATCCCGGTGGTGGCGGTCATGGCGACACCACCGGCCTGCTGGCGGAGCTGATCCGCCAGAACGCACCCGCCACGCTTGGCATCATCAATGACGCGGCCAGCGCCGCTGCCTGCCATGCGGCGGGGCAGGGTGCCGAGATCGCGCTGTCCCTGGGCGGCAGGTCCGACGGCACGCCGATCGAGGTGCGGGCCAAGGTGCTGCGACTGACCGATGGCCGCTTCACCTGCACGGGGCCGATGAGCGCGGGCAACCCCGCCGACCTTGGCCCCACGGCCTTGATTGGCATCGGCCCGGTCAAGGTGATCGTTGTCACGCGCAAGATGCAGGCGCACGACCAGGCGCTGTTCCGCCACATCGGCATCGAGCCGGCGGGCGAGCCGATCCTGGCGCTGAAGTCCAGCGTGCATTTTCGGGCCGATTTCCAGCCCATCGCGCGGGAGGTAATCGTGGTGGCGGCGCCGGGCCCGGTGCTGGCCGATCCGTCCGGCTTTCCGTTCCAGCATCTGCGGCCCGGCATCCGCACCCGCCCCATGGGCTGA
- a CDS encoding VOC family protein: MLPMFSHVTLGTGDYAASVRFYRALLAPLGLECFEDDTASGWAGWKRPGQAAEFYICPPFNGAPATAGNGTMVAFLAPDPDTVDAAYAAGIAAGGTDDGPPGPRPIYNDAYYGAYLRDPDGNKVALCRRGDIMIPPAAP; this comes from the coding sequence ATGCTGCCGATGTTCAGCCATGTCACCCTGGGCACCGGCGACTATGCGGCGTCGGTGCGCTTTTACCGCGCGCTGCTGGCACCGCTTGGCTTGGAATGTTTCGAGGACGACACCGCGTCCGGCTGGGCGGGTTGGAAGCGGCCGGGGCAGGCCGCCGAATTCTATATCTGCCCGCCCTTCAACGGCGCGCCCGCCACGGCGGGCAACGGCACCATGGTGGCCTTTCTGGCGCCGGACCCGGACACGGTGGATGCGGCTTATGCCGCAGGCATTGCCGCCGGCGGAACCGATGACGGTCCGCCGGGACCGCGCCCAATCTATAACGATGCGTATTACGGGGCCTACCTCCGCGACCCGGACGGCAACAAGGTCGCGCTATGCCGGCGCGGGGATATCATGATACCACCGGCCGCTCCGTAG
- a CDS encoding acyltransferase family protein, translating into MGKSLSAYLDLLRFLAAMIVFLGHLAGARFTAGIFWQLSNYMDEAVTIFFVISGFVIGYVVLGRGEDRDGFVVARVSRIVSVAIPALIATAFLDAAGQAIRPELYSADWGFSNEHPFLQYLGSLLFLNRIWHLNLDVGSNLPYWSLNYEVWYYILFGVAAFARSATRWIGVPIAAAICGPEILVLFPVWLFGVGAYAIVASNRIGPRTGMALFAMSIVAFITYDVAGGRAALGLPLIPGLVNRADALHDYVVGILFTANLIGFAASAPVLGRFILPISRPVRWAAGATFTIYLFHLPVAQFLTTILPWPPTSWATRIILLCGSTIILFLIAEVTERRKDDWRPVGVAVLSLIRGRRAASPRADAP; encoded by the coding sequence ATGGGCAAGTCGCTGTCCGCCTACCTAGATCTCCTGCGCTTCCTCGCTGCAATGATCGTATTCCTGGGTCACTTGGCAGGAGCTCGCTTTACGGCAGGGATCTTCTGGCAACTTTCCAATTACATGGATGAGGCCGTCACAATCTTCTTTGTGATCTCCGGCTTCGTTATCGGTTATGTCGTTCTTGGGCGGGGTGAGGATCGAGACGGGTTTGTCGTCGCCCGCGTCAGCCGCATCGTGTCCGTGGCCATTCCCGCGCTCATCGCGACAGCCTTTCTGGATGCAGCCGGACAGGCAATCCGGCCAGAACTTTATTCGGCTGACTGGGGGTTCTCGAATGAGCACCCTTTTTTACAGTATCTTGGGTCTCTGCTTTTTTTGAATCGGATCTGGCATCTCAATCTCGATGTGGGATCGAATTTACCGTATTGGTCACTAAATTACGAAGTCTGGTACTATATCCTTTTTGGCGTTGCCGCCTTTGCTCGCAGCGCAACACGCTGGATCGGGGTACCCATAGCGGCCGCCATCTGCGGGCCAGAGATCCTGGTCTTGTTCCCCGTATGGCTTTTCGGCGTCGGCGCTTACGCCATTGTTGCATCCAATCGGATTGGCCCGCGCACCGGGATGGCATTGTTCGCCATGAGTATCGTGGCTTTCATCACATATGATGTTGCCGGTGGTCGCGCCGCACTTGGTTTGCCGTTGATCCCCGGCTTGGTGAATCGCGCTGACGCTTTGCACGACTATGTCGTCGGCATCTTGTTCACCGCCAATCTGATCGGCTTCGCGGCCTCTGCGCCGGTACTTGGGCGCTTTATTCTGCCGATATCCCGCCCAGTGCGCTGGGCCGCTGGCGCTACCTTTACGATCTATCTTTTCCACCTACCGGTGGCGCAGTTTTTGACCACCATCCTGCCCTGGCCCCCCACCAGCTGGGCGACCAGGATCATCCTCCTCTGCGGCTCGACGATCATCCTCTTCTTGATCGCTGAAGTCACCGAACGGCGGAAGGATGATTGGCGGCCTGTGGGAGTGGCCGTGCTGTCACTCATTCGGGGCAGACGAGCCGCCAGCCCCCGAGCCGATGCTCCCTAA